A single genomic interval of Microbacterium sp. zg-Y1090 harbors:
- a CDS encoding LacI family DNA-binding transcriptional regulator yields the protein MHDVARLAGVSIKTVSNVINDYPHVRPETRSRVQAAIDELDYHPNLSARGLRSGKTGVIGLAVPALRENYFAELADAIIRAAEKRGLGVVVEQTSGDRDTELAAVSGRRQRFMDGLLFSPVALGQQDAHVLDAPFPLVLLGERIFGGPTDHVAMHNVSAAEAAVAHLIDTGRRRIAVVGAAAEDEDGEASSASLRLRGYRRALEAAGIPFDRRLVRPAEGWNRQSGAAALHGLVADGVAFDAVFALNDTLGLGVLRALGEEHIAVPEHVAVIGFDDIDEARFSVPSLSSVETGREQIAEIAVRLLVERIAEKDDRLPPRTIKPDFTVVRRESS from the coding sequence ATGCACGACGTTGCCCGGCTCGCGGGGGTGTCGATCAAGACCGTCTCCAACGTCATCAACGATTATCCGCACGTGCGACCCGAGACCCGATCCCGCGTGCAGGCGGCGATCGACGAGCTCGACTATCACCCGAACCTGTCGGCGCGTGGACTGCGGTCGGGCAAGACCGGGGTCATCGGACTGGCGGTGCCGGCGCTGCGAGAGAACTACTTCGCCGAGCTCGCCGACGCCATCATCCGCGCGGCGGAGAAGCGCGGCCTGGGGGTCGTCGTGGAGCAGACCAGCGGCGACCGCGACACCGAGCTCGCCGCCGTTTCCGGTCGCCGCCAGCGGTTCATGGACGGGCTGTTGTTCAGCCCCGTCGCCCTCGGCCAGCAGGACGCGCACGTGCTCGACGCACCATTCCCGCTCGTGCTGCTGGGCGAGCGCATCTTCGGCGGTCCCACCGACCACGTCGCGATGCACAACGTCTCGGCAGCCGAGGCTGCGGTTGCGCATCTCATCGACACCGGGCGGCGCCGCATCGCCGTGGTGGGCGCGGCGGCCGAGGACGAGGACGGCGAGGCGAGTTCAGCGAGCCTGCGGCTGCGCGGCTACCGCCGGGCGCTCGAGGCGGCCGGCATCCCGTTCGACCGTCGGCTCGTGCGCCCGGCCGAGGGGTGGAACCGGCAGTCCGGAGCGGCGGCGCTGCACGGTCTCGTGGCCGACGGGGTGGCGTTCGACGCCGTGTTCGCGCTGAACGACACGCTCGGGCTGGGGGTGTTGCGGGCGCTCGGTGAGGAGCACATCGCCGTACCCGAGCACGTCGCCGTCATCGGATTCGACGACATCGACGAGGCGCGGTTCTCGGTGCCGTCGCTGTCGAGCGTCGAGACGGGCCGCGAGCAGATCGCCGAGATCGCGGTGCGGCTGCTCGTCGAGCGGATCGCCGAGAAGGACGACCGCCTGCCGCCCCGCACGATCAAGCCCGACTTCACGGTCGTTCGTCGCGAGTCGTCCTGA
- a CDS encoding COG1470 family protein: MTSRLPLALAVAAALVAAPTAAAATAVTSAGTTGTAGVAAAVATAAADDTTGETGTTWALQPAGAEGPDGRVSLRHTIDGGAAVDDLVALTNFGPQPATYAVYPGDGTVSADGNFDLAPADEPATGGGAWITVGSVDGATARDGGGIVLEVPAETTVTIPVRVEVPANATPGDHPAGIVAELVPADSDAVQLASRVGVRAHLRVSGDIVASVVPDGTTATYTPSWNPFAPGTVTVTYALSNDGNVRLGAETDTAVSGPFGILAASAATESREILPGQAQSTTVEVPVWPTFFSWGTVTATPLVVGEDEVDAALAATTAEFTVWTIPWSQLALLALLVGGFFAIRALRARSAARVQARIDAAVAAAKATEGTPAPPAADADAAPAAATDTAHVAADTEPAAAPPRP, translated from the coding sequence ATGACCTCCCGACTGCCCCTCGCCCTCGCCGTGGCCGCTGCCCTCGTCGCCGCCCCCACTGCGGCTGCGGCGACCGCCGTGACATCCGCCGGGACGACTGGCACGGCCGGGGTCGCCGCCGCCGTCGCCACGGCGGCCGCAGACGACACCACCGGCGAGACCGGCACGACGTGGGCGCTGCAGCCCGCCGGCGCGGAAGGCCCCGACGGCCGGGTGTCGCTGCGGCACACCATCGACGGCGGGGCGGCCGTGGACGACCTCGTCGCGCTGACCAACTTCGGCCCGCAGCCGGCAACCTACGCCGTCTACCCAGGCGACGGCACCGTCAGCGCCGACGGCAATTTCGACCTCGCTCCCGCCGACGAGCCGGCGACCGGCGGAGGCGCCTGGATCACCGTGGGAAGCGTCGACGGCGCGACAGCGCGCGACGGTGGCGGCATCGTGCTCGAGGTCCCCGCCGAGACCACCGTGACGATCCCGGTGCGCGTCGAGGTGCCCGCCAACGCCACCCCGGGCGACCACCCGGCCGGTATCGTGGCCGAACTCGTCCCCGCCGACTCCGACGCGGTGCAGCTGGCCTCCCGGGTGGGGGTGCGCGCTCACCTCCGGGTCAGCGGCGACATCGTGGCATCCGTCGTTCCCGACGGAACGACAGCCACCTACACGCCCTCCTGGAACCCCTTCGCTCCGGGCACCGTGACGGTGACCTATGCGCTGTCCAACGACGGCAACGTGCGGCTGGGTGCCGAGACCGACACCGCGGTGAGCGGCCCCTTCGGCATCCTGGCCGCGTCTGCTGCGACCGAGAGCCGCGAGATCCTCCCCGGCCAGGCCCAGTCCACCACGGTGGAGGTGCCGGTGTGGCCGACGTTCTTCAGCTGGGGCACCGTCACGGCCACCCCGCTGGTCGTCGGAGAAGACGAGGTGGATGCCGCGCTGGCCGCGACCACCGCGGAGTTCACCGTCTGGACCATCCCGTGGTCGCAGCTCGCGCTCCTCGCCCTGCTGGTGGGCGGTTTCTTCGCCATCCGCGCATTGCGGGCCCGGTCTGCCGCGCGCGTGCAGGCCCGCATCGACGCCGCCGTCGCCGCGGCGAAGGCCACCGAGGGCACGCCGGCCCCACCGGCTGCGGACGCCGATGCGGCGCCGGCCGCCGCCACCGACACCGCGCACGTCGCTGCCGACACCGAGCCCGCCGCCGCCCCGCCCCGCCCGTGA